Genomic segment of Mucilaginibacter sabulilitoris:
AGGGGTTTGGCCCTTCATTTTTAAAATAAGCGACTATTTTTTCAATCATCGGTTGCTGTATGTGCTGCGGGTGCTGAAAAGTTATGGTTTCATCTTCAGTGTCTGTTTTCCAGGTTACATAATTACCAAAAAACGGGAAGGTGATTTTACCTTCAGTTCCTATAATTTCGCAGGTATCGGTTGTTTGATTCTCTGCTACATTAAAACACCAAGACCCATTTACCACTACCTTGTTCTTAAACAGTATTTGTCCGCAAACATGGTCATCGGCAGAAGTGGAGTTTGATTGATTAAGCGAAAAGCCATGATACATCTCAGGTTCGCCAAAGTAATATAACATCAGATCGAGCTGATGAGGTGCCAGGTCATGAAAATAGCCGCCCCCCGATAATTCAGGCTGTACACGCCAGTTGTCCTCCGTTTTGGCTATCAATTCGGGTTTGCGGCTTTGCCACATCCTGATTTGTACGGTGCGGATATCGCCAACTTTTTTCTGGTCTATAAGTTCTTTAATTGCCAGGAACATGGGTACAGCACGGCGATAATGAGCAACTGTTAATTTGGAGTTGCTTTGTTTTACGGCTTCGGCCATAGCCCTGGCTTCGGCAGCATTGCGGGTAACGGGTTTTTCCACATATAGGTTGAGCCCTTTTTGCAAGGCGGCTAAAGCATATTCTAAATGTGAAGCAGGGGGAGTGGCTATGTATATGGCGTTTACACCGGCCTCATCCATTAGTTTATCAGCGTCGTTATACCATTGGCTTACCTGGTGTCTTTGTGCATAATCGGCGGCTTTGGCACCATCACGGCGCATCACTGCCACCAGATCACTGCCAGCTATTTTTTTAAACGCCGGACCACTTTTTTTTTCAGTCACGTTGCCGCAACCTATAATACCCCAATTGATATTGCTCATAAGCCTCCTCTAAATCTCCCCCTTTGGGGGAGATTTTATAATATGATTAATAATGATTATAATTTATCTGCTGATTAAGCTGCTAATATCGTTTCTATCTGGCTTAGTTCATCGGTAGAGAACTCAATATTGTCCAATGCTTTCAATGAATCGGCCAGTTGCGCAGCGCGGCTTGCGCCAATTAAAACCGAAGTTACACGAGTGTCTTTAAGCAACCAGGCCAGCGCCATTTGAGCCAGTGTTTGTCCGCGTTTAAGGGCAATATCATTCAGCTGCCTTACCTGATTTATCCTTTCGTCGGTTACCTGGCTTTTTTGCAGGAACCCGGTTGATTTTGCAGCTCTTGAATCTTCGGGGATGCCGTGCAGGTATTTATCGGTCAA
This window contains:
- a CDS encoding Gfo/Idh/MocA family protein, with product MSNINWGIIGCGNVTEKKSGPAFKKIAGSDLVAVMRRDGAKAADYAQRHQVSQWYNDADKLMDEAGVNAIYIATPPASHLEYALAALQKGLNLYVEKPVTRNAAEARAMAEAVKQSNSKLTVAHYRRAVPMFLAIKELIDQKKVGDIRTVQIRMWQSRKPELIAKTEDNWRVQPELSGGGYFHDLAPHQLDLMLYYFGEPEMYHGFSLNQSNSTSADDHVCGQILFKNKVVVNGSWCFNVAENQTTDTCEIIGTEGKITFPFFGNYVTWKTDTEDETITFQHPQHIQQPMIEKIVAYFKNEGPNPCAIEEAIVLMDIMDAFTQH